One segment of Lachancea thermotolerans CBS 6340 chromosome E complete sequence DNA contains the following:
- a CDS encoding uncharacterized protein (similar to uniprot|P47181 Saccharomyces cerevisiae YJR154W Hypothetical ORF), with amino-acid sequence MATKNLHLVDVFEEDGRTYARIPKKTDTGVSKVSPKDFTVHNKSDFTSIVKNLETYGLCIVKNHLTAEDCEIIKEELKPHYFREKSWNGSPFPRQTTVVARTVLKSRTCLDKIATDDTFCDVSQRFLAESNMFWIGEGLRRGVSGIHLNSGIVYRVGPGAGDQMWHREDMVHHNVHPRRDRYHYGDDSHVGFAVALTKMTKENGATRAIAGSHLWGPLDGPGDFDKGAEVYLEMDEGDAAFMLGGVYHAASANASTEERIAAFFFMNKSYLKQEENYHIDQDPPFFRNLPLKALTILGLHISEPFCGHVDYKSPAFLINPELEAGVRQEKYTEVLYPKYE; translated from the coding sequence ATGGCTACCAAGAACCTTCACCTTGTCGACGTATTCGAGGAAGACGGCAGAACATATGCCAGGATTCCCAAAAAGACTGACACTGGCGTTTCGAAAGTGAGCCCCAAGGACTTTACTGTGCACAATAAGTCTGATTTCACTAGCATTGTTAAAAACCTTGAGACCTATGGTTTGTGCATTGTCAAAAACCACCTCACCGCCGAAGACTGTGAGATaatcaaagaagagctcaaacCGCATTACTTTCGTGAAAAATCCTGGAACGGTTCGCCGTTTCCCAGGCAGACTACGGTTGTAGCTCGGACAGTTTTAAAATCGCGTACCTGTCTGGACAAAATTGCAACTGATGACACGTTCTGCGACGTGTCTCAACGCTTTCTGGCTGAGTCGAACATGTTTTGGATAGGGGAAGGCCTACGGCGGGGGGTTTCCGGCATCCATCTGAATTCCGGTATTGTTTACCGTGTTGGGCCTGGCGCAGGCGACCAAATGTGGCATCGCGAAGATATGGTGCATCATAACGTTCATCCTAGGCGCGACCGATACCACTACGGGGATGATTCTCATGTGGGTTTTGCCGTTGCGTTGACCAAGATGACCAAGGAAAACGGTGCGACTCGTGCTATCGCAGGTTCCCACTTATGGGGCCCGCTTGACGGGCCGGGCGACTTTGACAAAGGCGCTGAGGTGTACCTCGAAATGGATGAGGGAGATGCGGCCTTCATGCTGGGAGGCGTCTACCACGCGGCCAGTGCCAATGCTAGCACTGAAGAACGTATAGCtgccttcttcttcatgaACAAAAGTTATTTAAAGCAGGAAGAGAACTACCATATTGACCAGGACCCGCCATTTTTTAGAAACCTCCCCCTCAAAGCACTCACTATTTTAGGGCTGCACATCAGCGAGCCTTTCTGCGGACATGTGGACTACAAGAGTCCTGCTTTCTTGATCAATCCTGAACTCGAAGCTGGGGTCAGACAAGAAAAATACACCGAAGTGCTCTATCCAAAATACGAATAA
- a CDS encoding KLTH0E09878p (similar to uniprot|P50277 Saccharomyces cerevisiae YNR058W BIO3 7 8-diamino-pelargonic acid aminotransferase (DAPA) catalyzes the second step in the biotin biosynthesis pathway BIO3 is in a cluster of 3 genes (BIO3 BIO4 and BIO5) that mediate biotin synthesis), whose amino-acid sequence MSACVPESSKNDYTDNSGTKNICPLECTQQASRSELWYIKALLVVLYVCLLGDRQFTIKRCLSSCNNAIHRRKTEHNNLPMDSITEQDLEFDRRHIWHPYASITEPLKVYPVRSAEGVYLHLQDGRKIVDGMASWWCVQHGYNNPRLNAAAVNQLKTMSHVMFGGIVHKPGIELCKKLVQMLPDPLECVVLADSGSISIDVGMKMALQYFNAKGKASKSKFLAIERGFHGDAFGALSVCDPNNSMHHMYGGFVPQNLFCKAPEVYFHDSSQDVEKKVEELDVAPFAKMIRENRESLAGVLMESIVQGAGGLRIYHPYFLKRVRELCTENDVLLILDEVATGFGRTGKLFAFEHSEIVPDIVCLGKALTGGYLTLSATVSTREVSEGICDGPAGRLMHGQTYMGNPLACAVANENLAILLEGKWKEQVRGIEAQLFRELAPLEKHRNVAEVRILGAIGIVEVNLYPVKVEELQRRFVDMGAWIRPFNKWIYIYPIYTITPEELRVLVKAIASVLDELT is encoded by the coding sequence TGCTAGTTGTTCTCTATGTCTGTCTCCTTGGGGATCGACAGTTCACCATCAAACGCTGCCTTTCAAGCTGCAACAACGCCATACACCGACGCAAAACAGAGCACAATAATCTTCCAATGGATTCAATCACAGAGCAAGATTTGGAGTTTGACAGAAGACACATCTGGCACCCGTACGCATCCATTACTGAACCGCTCAAGGTTTACCCTGTCCGTAGTGCTGAGGGCGTCTACTTACATCTACAGGATGGGCGGAAAATAGTGGATGGCATGGCAAGCTGGTGGTGTGTTCAACACGGATATAACAACCCGAGGCTCAACGCTGCCGCAGTGAACCAGCTCAAAACCATGTCCCACGTCATGTTCGGCGGGATTGTGCATAAACCCGGAATTGAACTCTGTAAAAAGCTTGTCCAGATGCTTCCGGACCCCTTGGAATGCGTGGTGTTGGCTGACTCTGGATCTATTTCCATCGATGTCGGTATGAAAATGGCACTGCAATACTTCAATGCTAAAGGCAAAGCGTCCAAGAGTAAATTCCTTGCCATCGAACGCGGTTTTCACGGAGACGCGTTCGGAGCCTTGTCTGTCTGCGATCCCAACAATTCCATGCACCACATGTACGGTGGGTTTGTTCCTCAAAACCTATTTTGCAAGGCGCCAGAGGTGTACTTCCACGACAGCTCTCAGGATGTCGAGAAGAAAGTCGAGGAACTTGATGTCGCGCCATTTGCAAAAATGATTAGGGAGAACCGCGAATCGCTTGCGGGCGTGTTGATGGAGTCCATCGTCCAAGGCGCTGGTGGCCTCCGAATTTACCACCCGTACTTCCTAAAAAGGGTCAGAGAGCTCTGTACTGAAAATGACGTGCTCCTGATCCTGGACGAGGTCGCTACAGGGTTTGGTAGAACAGGTAAGCTGTTCGCATTTGAACACTCTGAGATCGTGCCCGATATTGTGTGCCttggcaaagctttgaCGGGCGGCTACTTGACGCTCTCAGCAACAGTTAGCACTAGGGAGGTTAGTGAGGGGATTTGTGATGGCCCAGCTGGAAGACTGATGCACGGCCAGACATACATGGGCAATCCTCTTGCCTGCGCAGTCGCAAATGAGAACTTGGCGATTTTACTAGAGGGCAAATGGAAAGAACAAGTGCGTGGAATCGAAGCTCAGCTTTTCCGTGAGCTCGCTCCTCTGGAGAAACATCGCAATGTCGCTGAAGTGCGCATCTTGGGTGCGATTGGTATTGTAGAGGTGAACCTGTACCCAGTCAAggttgaagagcttcagagGCGCTTTGTCGACATGGGAGCCTGGATCAGACCATTCAACAAATGGATCTACATCTACCCCATATACACCATAACGCCGGAGGAGTTGAGAGTGCTCGTTAAAGCAATTGCAAGCGTCTTGGACGAACTCACCTAG
- the RAD9 gene encoding chromatin-binding protein RAD9 (weakly similar to uniprot|P14737 Saccharomyces cerevisiae YDR217C RAD9 DNA damage-dependent checkpoint protein required for cell-cycle arrest in G1/S intra-S and G2/M transmits checkpoint signal by activating Rad53p and Chk1p hyperphosphorylated by Mec1p and Tel1p potential Cdc28p substrate) has translation MDSDELEKERYRVINETPTIQRATRDLNETSDTAFKENNLSLRKRDGATEKRDGKRQDATEGAIVAANNSEHTSGTSQNSGRNKNNVEEPRLGEEIVTPNLERVKAFFKKSSANKLGSGIKIASSPDDTPQSQRLKSDPAARETPSGAIIQRLKDDQQKRFNRSEFDFTTSEGNTLNKAHNIGSSPSVHYKTDAISPLSAANTSARFLSGTPLAHKNMLLQLETPQINSTSSEVKNGFVPRVGQIKGDIEIPATVASALKGEKKTVDTKPVHANGEEPLPSPGGLSEGPTSQLFPTMDISTQPIHIEGDRSFPDTRFEGSETQVDVTFPIPSLTNGEQSRDNIESPLVARFGTQKFTPAHWLSPEKDTQTQLVLSSQNVTPSSKERLSPGSKIRLGLPQNMSKLNEQGKCSSIGRGEGSPEIHSESSISTLSDSRVEEVDSEKRIKLRFSNVYEHNNETNTASDEDAFDEKVVYSDGENTQELPEVEDGFATEARNTGHKDSSIPSQKYRFQLSSTQELSIEPKNISQISLEESQEIVKNRRHLRWRRNNKLHPVKLVETADQDFPSIEGSPPNKLRKLTTCNDTEADNQEFSKKERVKEQKTMEEKKLSNFERWGSDTKSESQEHSPLPCNKIMLDGAFLTKKDLLFDDAVWCHYDFNYIYYPGKVRGYNPSTKFVEVLFESGVSNFKEEDIHYLDLMVGEIVIWDSKQYTVVALSRQSSDPCAIRCIRGYDTVHLKKRNKNGELGKRTLIKPISSVTLTVDLWAKRPKIILSSEHQDRAHAFEDLRHPIRGRKNTTLVTPVTPSCEMTGLPQEREHLERNNFSHPHLEREPNSADDLQKTAANQSTEKIFEKCLFILTGISDRRRRKLSSMIKGEGGAISKTCFSSILEFEASGKIKSDIFDLSSLRFVCLITSKHSRSLKYLETLALGLPTLHYKFLEYCVYRKTLDIQSIFQFLLPSGESSRLLLDSSLKSGAIKSNNIFHFYSKLISGASIEDQLNSRLPKMQEYDVIICGSSELDEFIHFIFHALGVRSVKALNFDFRENVFSTTEGPDDISSLVSKVSNHLEDAHRKLSKGLNILAYINLMDGKDGTSQHLTQNLKSLFDSKENIHIEEKEWLIQTVINENTGHWA, from the coding sequence ATGGACAGTGATGAACTCGAAAAGGAACGGTATCGAGTCATCAATGAGACACCGACTATCCAACGAGCTACAAGGGATTTAAATGAAACATCAGATacagccttcaaagaaaataacctgagcttgaggaaGCGAGATGGTGCTACTGAGAAGAGGGATGgaaaaagacaagatgCGACAGAAGGCGCGATCGTAGCAGCTAACAACTCGGAGCATACGAGCGGGACGTCTCAGAACTCTGGCCgcaacaaaaacaacgTGGAGGAGCCAAGGTTGGGTGAGGAAATTGTCACCCCAAATCTCGAAAGGGTCAAggcttttttcaaaaagagtaGTGCAAACAAACTGGGCTCTGGAATCAAGATTGCAAGCTCGCCGGATGATACCCCACAGTCGCAGCGACTGAAGTCTGACCCTGCCGCCAGAGAAACACCCTCAGGTGCTATTATTCAACGTCTGAAAGATGACCAACAAAAAAGGTTCAATAGGAGCGAATTTGATTTCACCACATCGGAGGGAAACACATTGAACAAAGCACACAATATTGGCTCAAGCCCTTCTGTACATTATAAGACTGATGCAATATCACCATTGTCTGCTGCAAATACTTCAGCCCGTTTCCTAAGTGGTACTCCACTGGCTCACAAGAACATGTTATTACAGCTAGAAACTCCTCAAATTAATAGCACTTCTTCAGAGGTTAAAAATGGATTTGTTCCCCGCGTAGGTCAAATAAAAGGCGATATTGAAATACCTGCGACAGTTGCAAGTGCATTGAAGGGTGAAAAAAAGACGGTAGATACCAAACCAGTGCATGCAAATGGAGAAGAACCTCTTCCTTCACCAGGCGGCCTTTCGGAGGGACCAACCTCTCAACTGTTTCCAACGATGGATATCAGCACCCAACCCATACATATAGAGGGCGATAGATCTTTCCCGGACACAAGGTTCGAGGGATCTGAAACTCAAGTCGACGTAACATTTCCAATACCTTCCCTTACCAATGGTGAACAGTCAAGGGACAACATTGAATCCCCACTGGTCGCCAGGTTTGGAACGCAGAAGTTTACACCGGCTCATTGGTTGAGCCCCGAGAAGGATACTCAGACACAGTTAGTATTATCTTCACAAAATGTCACGCCTAGTTCCAAGGAAAGGCTTTCGCCAGGATCCAAAATACGGCTAGGTCTCCCCCAAAACATGAGCAAATTAAATGAGCAAGGAAAATGCTCTTCTATAGGACGCGGAGAAGGAAGCCCTGAGATTCACAGTGAAAGCTCAATAAGCACCTTGTCTGACAGCAGGGTAGAAGAAGTGGACAGTGAAAAACGGATTAAGCTACGATTCTCGAACGTCTATGAACATAATAACGAGACCAACACCGcttctgatgaagatgcttttgatgaaaaggTTGTATACAGTGATGGTGAAAACACTCAGGAACTAccagaagttgaagatggATTTGCCACTGAGGCTCGCAATACTGGCCACAAAGACTCAAGCATACCTAGCCAAAAATACCGCTTTCAACTCTCTTCCACTCAAGAACTTAGCATAGAGCCCAAAAACATCTCACAGATTTCATTAGAAGAATCCCAGGAAATTGTCAAGAACAGAAGACACCTGCGCTGGAGGAGGAATAATAAGTTACACCCAGTCAAGTTGGTAGAGACAGCTGACCAGGATTTTCCGAGCATTGAAGGCTCCCCTCCAAATAAATTAAGAAAGTTGACAACGTGCAATGATACTGAAGCTGACAACCAGgagttttccaagaaagaGCGTGTCAAAGAACAGAAAACTatggaagaaaaaaaactaagcaattttgaaagatgggGAAGCGATACAAAAAGCGAATCACAGGAGCATTCGCCACTGCCATGTAACAAAATAATGCTCGATGGCGCATTTCTTACCAAGAAAGACTTGCTATTCGATGACGCAGTTTGGTGCCACTATGATTTTAATTACATATACTACCCCGGGAAAGTCCGTGGATACAAcccttcaacaaaatttgttgaagttttaTTTGAATCTGGCGTCTCGAATTTTAAAGAGGAAGACATCCACTATTTGGATTTAATGGTAGGGGAAATAGTGATTTGGGACTCAAAACAATATACTGTCGTAGCTTTGTCTCGCCAGTCTTCTGACCCTTGCGCAATAAGATGCATACGAGGCTATGATACGGTgcatctcaaaaagagaaataAGAACGGAGAGCTCGGGAAACGAACGTTGATTAAACCAATTTCATCTGTCACATTAACTGTTGATCTGTGGGCGAAAAGACCCAAAATCATATTATCAAGTGAGCACCAAGATCGCGCCCATGCTTTTGAGGATTTGCGGCACCCAATAAGAGGGAGAAAGAACACTACATTAGTTACACCTGTAACACCAAGTTGCGAAATGACTGGGCTACCTCAAGAGCGAGAGCATCTTGAAAGGAATAACTTCTCGCATCCTCACTTAGAGCGAGAACCGAATAGTGCTGATGACTTGCAAAAGACCGCAGCAAACCAGAGCACAGAAAAAATCTTCGAGAAATGCCTCTTTATCCTGACGGGTATTAGTGACCGTAGGAGAAGAAAGTTATCATCAATGATAAAGGGAGAAGGCGGCGCCATCTCCAAAAcgtgtttttcaagtataTTAGAATTTGAGGCATCTGGCAAAATCAAATCtgacatttttgatctgTCATCATTGAGGTTCGTTTGCCTAATCACCTCAAAacattcaagaagtttgaaataTCTGGAGACTCTGGCACTGGGTTTGCCCACATTACACTATAAATTTCTAGAATATTGTGTCTACCGAAAGACTCTTGATATTCAAAGCATCTTTCAGTTCCTTCTCCCCTCAGGAGAGAGTAGCCGGCTTTTATTAGATTCCAGTCTGAAGTCGGGGGCAATAAAATCTAACAACATTTTCCATTTTTACTCAAAACTCATTAGCGGAGCCTCGATTGAGGACCAGCTAAACTCAAGGCTTCCTAAGATGCAAGAGTATGACGTAATTATCTGCGGAAGCTCTGAACTCGATGAATTTATTCATTTTATTTTCCATGCGTTAGGAGTACGGTCTGTCAAAGCTTTAAATTTCGACTTCAGAGAAAATGTTTTCAGTACAACAGAGGGTCCCGATGACATCAGTAGTTTGGTTTCGAAAGTTTCAAACCACTTGGAGGATGCTCATAggaaactttcaaaagggcTCAATATTCTGGCATACATCAACTTGATGGACGGGAAAGATGGCACAAGCCAACATTTGACtcaaaatttgaaaagtttgtttgattcaaaagaaaatatTCATattgaagagaaagaatGGCTAATACAGACCGTAATCAATGAGAACACAGGCCACTGGGCATAA
- the ADR1 gene encoding DNA-binding transcription factor ADR1 (weakly similar to uniprot|P07248 Saccharomyces cerevisiae YDR216W ADR1 Positive transcriptional regulator controls the expression of ADH2 peroxisomal protein genes and genes required for ethanol glycerol and fatty acid utilization), whose amino-acid sequence MGSPPEALKAAAKNGGIITSSNNMNSKVNKKFEQLPQNLQYRGQTPSGKPRLFVCEVCTRAFARHEHLIRHERQHTKEKPYHCGVCERKYGRRDLLLRHVIKMHGGNCGDTVMPLGRKRKNAALTSTSAGLGPANADAGSDQARKKQHAFQRRASFSAQSAEKYAGTQSPHKDGADMGRVAFSTPQLMPVDLTTAEEAPKKRAPGILEGTTFNLLDRESWISEMNALPMLEESSDSGDSPIAVSGIVSRSSDWSRKSSHGSPSAVTPAMAPRRRTSSGESRSSGDLATGARTPVNELGTKRKAPAWKFEGSSLIVKSLFDSGPSKSWNPLDADTRVFSLFGENCISSLKQPAGDNTHDLISRFNDFRFVPKSNLDTYALQSSAKWDKSEAVPNLSSLDPESILKASQLHETSIKQEPLENFDLSNNLDSRSGKFFGDESSFNGLEHPPLSNVTRGPPPISAGSSVGACHFFTEEIREMCIKTLNFYFENCSGLTAPEYKKKSGLGFPSCQELNTFAGYFQDSFLVHYPFIHPHLLSLGLQDFKKYIHEGSLEHEQDDEALVCSNIVCLPLFIATIGSLYKHGARAQTLDLYEKSRRALHVYLNTRKKQDEQSLDKPKSRGCLWLIQSLCLSVVFALFADSLERMNSEMVVKQVSALCSLLKSSLLPTASTPILEFDSPSKYIFYESAIRTVLMGYKVCQFLKVFCNIDAPLFLTESQLNETVVPDSEQVWQCALFQDAPKKFQKQYTTNFEKFYRSFAFSSVGMHLIPEFLCSAMLFYEFNNLLKNRSSVLFQIFLTKIDTKKLEMNLPQLDPENRTSSILMDSAIDMRNSLTCMIFFCRVDPLFSQKAWNNAILELYDSFLTSKKTNVLTNGSYGAITDFLVALNFSIKNISNLFKSADDVIEFNRSKLSVLNLEGYYYNFLVIIKFILDFEATPNFKLLCIYNELKKLANQLLIPKLASVYPLEFRRFRLNSTWPAEKNTSAAINMDHLEKLINNVLVYSFNDANFLKMPEKPQKEFSFSSVRAPNALSQNGQGAHDVSSSLPTNSIPRQSNIGQERKSEGFADRYHLSEKYVIVARCFFFYVFEKYAHAHFLEKLSLDFLALERQLDQGSTTDEGL is encoded by the coding sequence ATGGGAAGCCCGCCAGAAGCGCTTAAAGCCGCTGCGAAAAATGGAGGGATCATaaccagcagcaacaacatGAACTCAAAagtcaacaaaaagtttgaaCAGCTGCCGCAAAACTTGCAGTATCGGGGACAGACGCCTAGCGGCAAACCGCGGCTGTTCGTATGCGAGGTGTGTACGCGGGCGTTCGCACGGCACGAACACCTCATCCGACACGAGCGCCAGCACACCAAAGAGAAACCGTACCACTGCGGGGTGTGCGAGCGAAAGTACGGGCGCCGCGACCTATTGTTGCGGCACGTGATCAAGATGCACGGCGGCAATTGCGGGGACACGGTGATGCCGCTGGGCAGAAAGCGTAAGAACGCGGCCCTGACAAGCACTTCAGCGGGTCTCGGCCCGGCGAATGCTGACGCGGGAAGTGATCAggcgaggaagaagcagcatGCATTTCAGAGGAGGGCCTCGTTCTCGGCTCAGTCTGCGGAGAAATACGCTGGCACACAGTCGCCTCACAAGGATGGGGCAGATATGGGGAGGGTTGCGTTCTCAACGCCTCAGCTAATGCCAGTTGACCTCACTACGGCAGAGGAGGCCCCCAAGAAACGGGCGCCGGGCATTTTAGAAGGTACGACATTCAATCTCTTGGACCGCGAGAGCTGGATTAGCGAAATGAACGCGCTGCCGATGCTCGAAGAGTCTAGTGACTCAGGGGACTCTCCCATAGCCGTGAGTGGTATTGtgagcagaagcagcgACTGGAGTAGAAAAAGTAGCCATGGAAGTCCCAGCGCAGTGACCCCAGCCATGGCTCCCCGGCGCAGGACTAGCAGCGGCGAGAGTAGAAGTAGTGGAGACCTTGCTACTGGAGCCAGAACACCCGTAAATGAGCTGGGAACAAAACGTAAGGCACCAGCGTGgaaatttgaaggaagcaGCCTAATCGTGAAATCACTATTTGATTCAGgaccttcaaaaagttggaaCCCCCTCGATGCAGACACCCGTGTTTTTTCGCTTTTCGGTGAAAACTGTATATCCTCTCTTAAACAACCCGCAGGCGATAATACGCATGACCTCATCTCAAGGTTCAATGATTTTAGATTTGTTCCAAAGTCTAATTTAGATACCTATGCCCTCCAATCTTCAGCTAAGTGGGATAAAAGCGAAGCTGTTCCAAATCTCTCTTCACTTGATCCAGAAAGCATCTTGAAGGCTTCGCAACTCCATGAAACATCAATAAAACAAGAACCTttagaaaattttgatctctcgAACAACTTGGACTCCCGCTCCGGCAAATTTTTTGGCGACGAATCGAGCTTTAACGGCTTAGAACACCCACCTTTGTCTAATGTTACCAGAGGGCCTCCCCCAATTTCAGCAGGTAGCTCAGTTGGCGCGTGTCACTTTTTTACGGAGGAAATCAGGGAAATGTGCATAAAGACTTTAAACttctattttgaaaattgtTCGGGACTAACAGCGCCTGAatacaagaagaaaagcggCCTAGGTTTTCCGAGCTGTCAGGAGCTTAACACTTTTGCTGGCTACTTTCAGGACTCTTTTCTTGTGCACTACCCTTTCATTCATCCCCACCTTTTGTCATTGGGGCTtcaagacttcaaaaaatataTCCATGAAGGTTCCTTAGAGCATGAACAGGACGATGAAGCACTCGTTTGTTCAAACATTGTTTGTTTGCCTTTGTTTATCGCGACAATTGGCTCTCTATATAAACATGGTGCTCGAGCTCAGACCTTGGACCTCTACGAAAAAAGTCGTAGAGCCTTGCATGTTTACTTGAATACTAGAAAAAAGCAAGATGAGCAAAGCTTAGACAAACCTAAGTCCAGGGGTTGCTTGTGGCTTATTCAGTCATTATGCCTGAGTGTGGTATTCGCTTTGTTTGCAGATTCTTTGGAGCGAATGAACTCTGAAATGGTGGTCAAGCAGGTCTCAGCTCTTTGCTCGTTATTGAAGTCGAGCTTGCTTCCCACTGCCTCTACACCCATTTTAGAATTTGATTCGCCGTCGAAATACATTTTTTATGAATCAGCAATAAGAACAGTTTTAATGGGATACAAGGTTtgccaatttttgaaggtgTTTTGCAATATCGACGCTCCATTATTCCTGACCGAATCCCAGCTTAATGAGACTGTGGTTCCAGACAGTGAGCAGGTTTGGCAATGTGCACTGTTTCAAGATGCGCCGAAAAAGTTTCAGAAACAGTACACTacaaattttgaaaagttctACAGGAGCTTTGCTTTTAGCAGTGTTGGAATGCACTTAATACCTGAGTTTCTGTGCAGTGCAATGCTTTTTTATGAGTTCAATAACTTGCTAAAGAACAGATCGTCGGTGCTatttcaaatatttttgacaaaaattGACACTAAGAAGTTGGAGATGAATTTGCCTCAGCTTGACCCTGAAAATCGCACTTCGTCAATTTTAATGGATAGCGCAATAGACATGAGGAACTCTTTAACCTGCATGATATTCTTTTGCAGAGTGGATCCGTtgttttctcaaaaagcttggaaTAACGCCATTTTAGAGCTTTATGATAGCTTTctgacatcaaaaaaaactaaCGTTTTAACAAATGGATCATATGGAGCTATCACTGACTTCCTTGTTGCGCTCAACTTTTCTATCAAGAACATTTCCAACTTATTCAAAAGTGCTGACGATGTCATCGAATTCAATCGTTCAAAGCTTTCGGTTCTTAACCTGGAAGGGTATTATTACAACTTTCTGGTAATAATCAAATTTATTCTGGATTTTGAGGCAACCCCTAATTTCAAACTACTTTGCATTTACAatgagctgaaaaagttggcCAACCAGCTTTTGATTCCAAAGCTGGCATCTGTATACCCCTTGGAATTTCGGAGATTCAGATTGAATAGCACTTGGCCGGCTGAAAAGAATACGTCTGCGGCAATTAATATGGATCACCTTGAGAAACTCATTAACAATGTGCTTGTCTACTCTTTCAATGATGCTaactttctcaaaatgcCAGAAAAGCCCCAAAAAGAATTTTCTTTTAGTAGCGTGAGAGCTCCTAATGCACTTTCGCAGAACGGACAGGGTGCACATGACGTTTCAAGTTCCCTGCCAACCAACTCGATTCCAAGGCAATCGAATATCGGGCAAGAGAGAAAGTCAGAGGGCTTCGCAGACCGCTATCACCTCTCTGAGAAATATGTTATTGTTGCTAGgtgcttttttttttatgttttcGAGAAATACGCACATGCGcattttttggaaaagctgtCGCTTGACTTTCTAGCACTTGAAAGACAACTTGACCAAGGCTCTACCACAGACGAAGGATTATGA